From the genome of Fibrobacter sp. UWB15, one region includes:
- a CDS encoding TIGR02147 family protein produces MKKIFEYTDYREWLRDAFEDFKQRKTVISWRYMAMKMGADPGNLLRVSQGKIHLPLSLIKPAAEFFELEGKEADYWAEMVYFGRAKTDADALQHYERMQALKGVSLKLLQKKELEFYRHWYYNAIRSIIGICKFKDDYQGLAESCTPNITEREARDAVKLLADLNMISTDRDGYWKVNDTFVSTGGNWRSQAVRAFQHETIRLADESLDRHQPFLRDISTVTMTFCMDDIQLLREKINAFREDLLRLSQEGTDDDTVFQLNIQMFPLAFTKPLKEKEKEK; encoded by the coding sequence ATGAAGAAGATTTTTGAATATACGGACTATCGCGAATGGTTGAGGGATGCTTTTGAGGATTTTAAGCAGCGTAAGACTGTCATCTCATGGCGTTACATGGCCATGAAAATGGGCGCTGATCCCGGCAACCTCCTTCGCGTATCGCAGGGCAAGATCCACTTGCCCCTTAGTCTGATTAAGCCCGCAGCAGAATTCTTCGAACTTGAAGGTAAAGAAGCCGATTATTGGGCCGAAATGGTGTATTTCGGCCGTGCCAAGACCGACGCCGACGCCCTGCAACACTACGAACGCATGCAGGCCCTGAAGGGAGTTTCTCTTAAGTTGTTGCAAAAGAAGGAACTGGAGTTCTACCGCCACTGGTATTACAACGCAATACGTTCGATCATTGGCATTTGCAAGTTCAAGGACGACTACCAGGGACTCGCCGAAAGCTGCACCCCGAACATTACCGAGCGTGAAGCCCGCGACGCCGTGAAATTGCTGGCCGACCTCAACATGATTTCGACCGACCGCGACGGCTACTGGAAGGTGAACGACACCTTTGTCTCGACGGGGGGAAACTGGCGTTCTCAGGCCGTACGTGCATTCCAGCACGAAACAATCCGCCTTGCCGACGAATCCCTGGACAGACATCAGCCGTTCCTCAGGGACATTAGCACGGTCACCATGACTTTTTGCATGGACGATATCCAGCTCCTGCGCGAAAAGATTAACGCTTTCCGCGAAGATTTACTACGTTTATCCCAGGAAGGAACGGATGACGATACTGTATTCCAGTTGAACATCCAGATGTTCCCGTTAGCGTTTACCAAGCCCTTGAAGGAAAAGGAGAAAGAAAAATGA
- a CDS encoding carboxypeptidase-like regulatory domain-containing protein, producing MRKSLFLLPLLSLTAAGLVACSNKDVAGGPGSITTNGSPVALVDGAAAPYAAVALRKVNFKASEAVEENALIVADEYADEKGHFDIKVPENGEYRLTVTHAGAAYSKVVTSESFASVDTVRLEPTAVLAGVVDVPEGSSTVWVGIVGTDVLVKTDESGWFALSSIPANDSLQLYFVNEDFDKSLGEKDLFVSPMESIMQDYRETAAPEDTTPEDTVEPEKLLQVLALLKDGTPATYATVALRAADAKVEDYAVQNTMVESDLRTDKNGRFEMEWPDSGNYRLTVTKDGFAYSKVYKAKDLAKLDTLRLEATASISSKVTLRTGEEFLWVGVYGLDLLVKTNNVGSYVLPSVPAKDSLGIYIVMPDSANSLYAEWKTIADPYSTKFSNPVMVLQDFEDGIKSWYVNTDALFKGTTLTPLAKNVADGIVYDSTRKSKVFHGEYKLADDDYAWVLVGTTFEHEMNFSAIDSVVFDVKGDGNIRLSLENYINDTKSLKAATDWIPINDEWQHINVNPAELCVGNAKTETCFTSWSGVKYLVKQLHIFPQDGTEFYIDNVTIYGALF from the coding sequence ATGAGAAAATCGCTCTTTCTTTTGCCTTTGCTCTCGCTGACCGCAGCGGGTTTGGTAGCGTGTTCTAACAAAGACGTTGCTGGCGGTCCAGGTAGTATTACTACTAACGGATCTCCGGTCGCATTGGTCGATGGCGCCGCAGCACCTTATGCAGCCGTCGCATTGCGCAAAGTAAACTTTAAGGCGTCCGAGGCTGTCGAAGAGAACGCTCTCATTGTTGCCGATGAATATGCCGACGAAAAAGGGCATTTCGATATCAAAGTTCCCGAAAATGGTGAATACCGTTTGACGGTTACCCATGCAGGGGCGGCCTACTCCAAGGTGGTAACTTCAGAATCGTTTGCCTCAGTCGATACGGTTCGTTTGGAACCGACCGCCGTTCTTGCGGGTGTCGTGGATGTTCCTGAAGGTTCGTCTACGGTATGGGTCGGTATCGTGGGTACCGATGTCTTGGTGAAGACCGATGAATCCGGTTGGTTCGCGCTTTCGTCTATTCCGGCCAATGACTCCTTGCAGCTGTACTTCGTGAACGAGGACTTCGACAAGAGCTTGGGCGAAAAGGACCTCTTTGTATCTCCGATGGAATCGATTATGCAGGATTACCGCGAAACCGCGGCCCCTGAAGATACGACTCCGGAGGATACGGTTGAACCTGAAAAGCTGCTGCAGGTCTTGGCTTTGCTCAAGGACGGAACTCCGGCAACGTATGCAACGGTCGCCCTGCGCGCCGCCGATGCCAAGGTTGAGGATTACGCCGTGCAGAACACGATGGTGGAATCTGACCTGCGAACCGACAAGAATGGCCGTTTTGAAATGGAATGGCCCGACTCGGGCAATTACCGCCTGACGGTTACCAAGGACGGATTTGCATACTCCAAAGTCTACAAGGCCAAGGACCTCGCGAAGCTCGACACGCTCCGCCTGGAAGCGACCGCCTCTATTTCGAGCAAAGTAACGCTCCGTACCGGTGAAGAATTCCTGTGGGTAGGCGTTTACGGTCTCGATTTGTTGGTCAAGACAAATAATGTTGGCTCCTATGTGCTGCCCAGCGTGCCTGCTAAGGATTCGCTCGGTATCTACATTGTGATGCCGGACAGCGCCAACAGCCTTTATGCAGAATGGAAAACCATTGCTGATCCGTATAGCACTAAGTTCTCGAACCCGGTCATGGTGCTTCAGGACTTCGAAGACGGTATCAAGAGTTGGTACGTGAATACGGACGCGCTCTTCAAGGGTACGACGCTTACGCCTTTGGCAAAGAACGTGGCTGACGGCATTGTGTACGATTCTACCCGCAAGTCTAAAGTGTTCCATGGCGAATACAAGCTTGCCGATGACGATTACGCCTGGGTGCTTGTCGGAACGACCTTCGAACACGAGATGAATTTCTCCGCGATCGATTCCGTCGTGTTCGACGTCAAGGGCGATGGCAACATTCGCCTTTCGCTTGAAAACTACATCAACGACACCAAGAGCCTGAAGGCCGCTACTGATTGGATACCTATCAATGATGAATGGCAACACATTAACGTGAACCCAGCTGAACTCTGTGTCGGAAACGCCAAGACGGAAACTTGCTTTACCTCTTGGAGCGGCGTAAAATACTTGGTCAAGCAGCTCCACATTTTCCCGCAGGACGGCACCGAATTCTACATCGACAACGTGACGATTTACGGTGCTCTGTTCTAA